From the genome of Candidatus Eisenbacteria bacterium:
GTCTTTGTAGTCGATGAGCATGGCCTTGTCGGCGCAGAAGCGGCACACCTTGCGGCGGCCCAGGCCACGCCGACGGGCCGGCCGTGCCGGTCCTCGTTCGCGATCGCGCTCCCGTTCGCGCATCTACGCGCCCTCCCCGTCGCCGGCGCCCTCGGCCTCGAGTCCGCCCTCGTCCATCTCGGGCTCCTCGGGCTCGGCGCCGCGGGCCGGCCGGAAGGCCGCGGGCGGGGCATCCTCGTCCTGACGCACCGAGATGAAGCGCAGGACGGGATCCATGAGCTTCACGTTGCGCTCGATCTCGCGCAGCCCGTCGACGCTGGCGCGATACTCGAACAGGACGTAGATCGCGCGGCGTTGCTTGTGGATGGGGTAGGCCAGCTCGCGTGTGCCCCACTCGAGCACCTGGCTCACCGTGCCCTTCTGGTCCTCGATCAGGGTCCGGATGCGGGCGGCGAGGTCCTTGGCGCCGGGTTCCCCCAGCTCGGGATTCACGAGGACGAGCGTCTCATAGCGGCGGTCCGCCATGCATGGTCT
Proteins encoded in this window:
- the rpsF gene encoding 30S ribosomal protein S6, which gives rise to MADRRYETLVLVNPELGEPGAKDLAARIRTLIEDQKGTVSQVLEWGTRELAYPIHKQRRAIYVLFEYRASVDGLREIERNVKLMDPVLRFISVRQDEDAPPAAFRPARGAEPEEPEMDEGGLEAEGAGDGEGA